The DNA sequence CTCGCATCTTTCCGGGGTCACGTGGTCCGCATCGCCGAGATCGAAGCCGGCAGCATCGCCGAGGCGCTCGAGCTGCGCATCGGCACGCGCGTCGTGCGGATCAACGGACAGCCCGTGCGGGACGGGATCGACTTCACGTTCCTGCTCGCGGACACGGAGCTCGAGATCGAGACCGTCTCCCCGGAGGGCGAGGCCGCGGTCTACGAGATCCAGCGGGAGCCGGGAGAGGCCCTGGGGATCGTCCCGCAGCCGGACGCGGTCCGGGAGTGCGCCAACAAGTGCGTGTTCTGCTTCATCGACGGAAATCCCCCGGGAGTCCGCGACGCGCTCTGGCTCCGGGACGACGACTTCCGCCTTTCGTTCACGTACGGGAGCTACGTGACGCTCACCAACCTGGGACCCAAGGGCTTCCAGCGGCTGATCGACCAACGCCTCTCTCCGCTGTATGTGAGCGTGCACGCCACCGAGCCGGAGGTTCGCCGCCGTCTTCTCGTCAATGAGCAGGCGGGCGAGATCATGCAGCGGCTGGCGGCGCTGACTCGCGCAGGCCTCGAGGTGCACACGCAGGTCGTGCTTTGTCCGGAGTGGAACGACGGGTCGCACCTGGACCGCACCATCGACGATCTCTGGTCCCTCGGGCCCGGGGTACGGTCCCTGTCCATCGTTCCGGTAGGCCTGACCCGCTACAACCTGGGACGCCCCGTGCGGCTGCTCGAGCGGCCGGAGGCGGAGCGGGCGCTGGACCAGGTGGAGCGGGCGCGGGTGCGGGCGCGAGCGGAGCGCCAGCGGGGCTGGTGCTACGCCGCCGACGAGCTCTTCCTCGTAGCAGGGCAGGACCTTCCCGCCGCGTCCTACTACGACGACTTCGAGCTCGTGGAGAACGGCGTGGGAGCCGTGCGCCGCTTCATCGACGACATCGACGGGGCTTTGGAGCGCCTCCCCTCGCTCGTGGGACGCCGTCTCCGGATCCTCACGGGTGCGTCCATGGCGCCGTTCTTCCGGAGTCGGGTCCACGATGTGCGCCGCGCCACCGGGGCGGACCTCGAAGTCCTCGAGGTGGAGAACCGGTTCTTCGGCTCCAGCGTCACCATTGCGGGCCTGCTGGCCGGGGCGGACCTGGCGGCTGCGGTCCACGACCCGCGGGGAGGAGACGTCATCCTCGTTTCAGCGGACGCTCTCAACCAGGATCAGGTCTTCATCGACGGGATGCCCCTGGTGGAGCTCCAACGACGAGTCGCCCCCGCACGCCTGATCGTTGCACGCAGCTTGCCCTCGGCCCTGGCCCGCCTGTGAGCGAGCGCCTGCCTGTCGTCGCGGTGGTGGGTCGCCCCAACGTGGGAAAGTCCACCTTCTTCAACCGCGTGTTGGGCGCGCGGATCGCCATCGTGGACGACCAACCCGGCGTAACCCGCGACCGCAACTTCGCGCGCGCGGACTGGGCCGGCCGCCGCTTCCAGATCGTCGACACCGGCGGCATCGTCGAAGGTTCCGATGAACCGATGGACCGGCAGATCCGGGAACAAGCGCACACGGCCATCGCAGAGGCGGACGTGATCGTCTTCATGGTGGACGCGAAGGTGGGATTGCACCCACTGGACGAGCGCCTGGCGGACGTCCTGCGTGCCGCGGGCCGCCCCGTATTGGTCGTCGCCAACAAGGTCGACGACCTGCCGCACGGCACGGCGCATCACGAGTTCTGGGCCCTTGGGCTGGGGGAGCCGGTTCCGGTGAGCTCCAACTCGGGGAAGGGGTCCGGGGATGTGCTCGACCGCATCGTGGAGCTGCTGCCGGAACCCGTGGGCGATGAGGAGCAGGAGAAGGCCGTTCGCATCGCGATCATCGGCAAGCCCAACGTAGGCAAGTCGAGCTTGATCAACCGGCTGTTCGGCCAGGAACGCTCGGTGGTCAGCGACGTGCCCGGCACGACGCGCGACCCGATCGACTCGTCTCTCACCTATCACGCGCACACGCTTACGTTCGTGGACACCGCCGGCCTTCGGCGCCACGCCCGCATCAAGGACTCGGTGGAGTTCTACTCCGCGCTCCGTACCGACCGGGTGGTGCAGGAGGCCGATGTATGCGTTCTGGTGGTCGATGGCAACGAGGGCCTCGGAGTGCAAGACCTCAAGATCGCCGATGCGGCCTGGAGCGCAGGCTGCGGCCTGATCATCCTGGTCAACAAGTGGGATCTGGTGGAGAAGGACACCAACACCGCAATCCAGTTCGAGAAGGAATTCAAGAAACGCGCGCCTTCGCTCGAGACGGTACCGGTCCTCTTTGTATCGGCGTTGACCGGACTCCGCGTGCACAAGTTGCTGGACCTCGTCGTCGAGGTGT is a window from the Gemmatimonadota bacterium genome containing:
- a CDS encoding DUF512 domain-containing protein gives rise to the protein MVRIAEIEAGSIAEALELRIGTRVVRINGQPVRDGIDFTFLLADTELEIETVSPEGEAAVYEIQREPGEALGIVPQPDAVRECANKCVFCFIDGNPPGVRDALWLRDDDFRLSFTYGSYVTLTNLGPKGFQRLIDQRLSPLYVSVHATEPEVRRRLLVNEQAGEIMQRLAALTRAGLEVHTQVVLCPEWNDGSHLDRTIDDLWSLGPGVRSLSIVPVGLTRYNLGRPVRLLERPEAERALDQVERARVRARAERQRGWCYAADELFLVAGQDLPAASYYDDFELVENGVGAVRRFIDDIDGALERLPSLVGRRLRILTGASMAPFFRSRVHDVRRATGADLEVLEVENRFFGSSVTIAGLLAGADLAAAVHDPRGGDVILVSADALNQDQVFIDGMPLVELQRRVAPARLIVARSLPSALARL
- the der gene encoding ribosome biogenesis GTPase Der, whose translation is MSERLPVVAVVGRPNVGKSTFFNRVLGARIAIVDDQPGVTRDRNFARADWAGRRFQIVDTGGIVEGSDEPMDRQIREQAHTAIAEADVIVFMVDAKVGLHPLDERLADVLRAAGRPVLVVANKVDDLPHGTAHHEFWALGLGEPVPVSSNSGKGSGDVLDRIVELLPEPVGDEEQEKAVRIAIIGKPNVGKSSLINRLFGQERSVVSDVPGTTRDPIDSSLTYHAHTLTFVDTAGLRRHARIKDSVEFYSALRTDRVVQEADVCVLVVDGNEGLGVQDLKIADAAWSAGCGLIILVNKWDLVEKDTNTAIQFEKEFKKRAPSLETVPVLFVSALTGLRVHKLLDLVVEVWQERRRRVPTAEVNEVLEQAVRKQPPPHHRGRPVKLKYMTQTGTEPPTFVVFANYPDAVPEHYIRYMHHALRNRWPFAGVPLRVRVRASSGE